The Fibrobacterota bacterium sequence CCGTCATCGCCCCTCGAAGCGGTGAAGTCGGCCTGGGCGGGGCCTGCGAACGCTTCCCTGGCCCAGCGGGACATCTCCGCATTACGGCATTTCACGCCATCCCAAATCCGTACCTGGTTCCCCGAAGCCGGCCGTCGCCCGGAAAGCCTGCTGGCCGCCTTCGCGCAGGCCTTGACCCCATCCGAAAAATCCCAAATCGAAGGCGCCCTCGCCGACGTTTTCCAAGGCTCGGGCGCGGAATGGCGGCAGGGATACGATTTTCTTATTATCGTTTTCCCGGAACGGCCGTAGATTCCGCCCAGGGAAATCGGGAAGGCGGAAAACGCCTTCCAGCCATTACCCTCCGAAAGGCCCGTTCATGCCCCGCACCTTGCCTGCCTCGAAATGGATCCAGACCGCGGGCCATTGGCTCGACAATTCCCTCCGCGGCGTGCGGCATCCCTTCTACGCCTCCTTCAAGGTCACGAACCGCTGCGCCTTCACCTGCTCATTTTGCAATATATGGAAAATGGACAAGCACGATCTCGATACCGAGACGCAGCTTAAAATCTTGCGCAACCTGGGGCGCTCCTCGGTTATCCTGGTCAGCTTCGAAGGCGGCGAACCCTTGTTGCGTAAGGACATTAAGATTTTGCTGGAGGAGGCCCGGCGGCAGCCCTTCTACGTGATGTTCACCACCAGCCAACGCAATCTGATTAAGTACCCCTGGAAGGAATACGCAAGCTTCATCGATTTCCTGGAGATCAGCATCGACGAAGGCCACGAGAACCTCGCCCTCTTCGATCAGCTCAAGGAGATGTGCGGTTTCGGGATGGACGTGACCGTGCAGACCGTGGTGCGCGACGAGGATCTATCCGTAATGGAAGAGAAGGTGAAGCTCAGCCGCGCCGCGGGGGCGCGCATCCTGCTCATGCCCGCGGTGGAGCTGGAAGAGGCCATCCATGCCTACCCGCCCTTCCAGAGGTTCGAGGCGGCGGTGAAGCTGCTCAAGAAGAAGTATCCCGCGACCATCATCACGCCCAACGGCTACTTCCGGCGCGTGCGCATGAAGCGCGGCGGCTGCCAACCCGACAGCCTGGTCATCAACGCCGACGGAACCTTGGCCTATCCCTGCCGTCCGCGCGAGGATCACGCCATCCGCATGGACCTGGTCGATCTGAAGACCTGGCTCAAGACGAGCGAAGCGGAGGAGGCCCGGGCCACTATGTCTTCTTGCGAGCGCCAATGCGGTTGGTACCAATACTTCGCGACCCCGGCCTTCAGCAGCCTGCGGGATCTGCCGGACGCGCTGCGGCCGTATTTCAACAGCTTTTTCGGACGGGGCTGAAGGGCTCCCCGCTTTAGCGCGGATTCGCCGAAGTCACCACCGGCCGCACCCGCGCCCGGGCGGGGGCCCACCGTAACGCGTCGGTGACGTGCCAGGCGTAATACCTCTTGCGGGCGGAGCTCATGGGCGAATCCTCGATCATCGCCAGGCAGGAATCCCGCAAGGTCTTCAGCGCGGCCAAGGCGGCCTTCGGCGGCTTCTCCCCGGGTTCCAGGCTGTCCTCCAGCGCGCGCTTGCTCCGCATGCCTTCGATGAATCCGGGATAGAAGGCGTAGTCGCGGAGGCCGAAGGACGTGTCGGGGGCGTAGCGGCGTTCCGGCGTCGGGTCCAGCAGGGTGTATTGCCAACGCACCAGGTTCCCGTAGCGGAGATTGGCGAAATCCGAGGAGCCGCAAGCCGTGATGCGGGCGGCCAGGACCGGGCGCGCATCCGGCGCGAAGAAGCTGTCCGGATGGAAGCAAATGTTCTCGTCGTTCTCCAGGAAGGCGTAATAGGAATTGCGCGGGTAGGCGGATTCCAGGCTGCGGAATATCTGCCGCTTCTCGCGGGCGAGTTCCTCATCGTACGGGGAAAGGAATTGGATCAGGAAAAGCTGGCTCGATACCGGCGTGTACTGGCCATGATAGGCGCTGACGCGCAAGGCTTCCAGGCCCGCCTTCATGGATACGCTGCGGCCGACGATCTTGAGGGTGGCGCGTACGAAGAGGGGCGCGTTGGCGGCGGTGCAATTGAAGATGCCCGTCCCCAGGTAGCTGTCCTTGAGGCGGGCATCCGCCGTGCGCGCCTTCTCCAGCAGCTTGAGCGCCTGGAATCCGTCGGACAGGGCCTGGCTCGGGTTCCCATGGATCTTCAAGGTGGCGGTGAAGCCCCGGATGCCGCCCAGGATCAGCAGATAGGTGGGATGGCCGGGCGTCCGCTTGAGCGCCTCCTGGCAGGCGTAACTTCCCTGTTCCGTCGCGCGGCGGATGGATTCCAGGAGGGCTTCCTCCTCGTCCCCGTCGGCGAAGTCCCCGTTCTGGTAACGCATGACGTCGATGGCCAGGGAGAGCAGTTGGGAAAGGGGCGGCAGGCTTTTGGCGGTTTCGAGATCGCGGAGGTCGGCGAGGGTCTTATGGGCGCGCTTGACCTTACCGGAGTAGGCTTGGACCAGGGCGGCATGCGCCAGTTCGCTTTGCTGGCCGGAGATGTCGGGATACAGGTCGTAGCCCGGGACCCCTTGGGGAGCGTCCGTTTCGGCGCGCGCGGCCTCCGCATCCCTGCCGGCTTTGGGCTGGTCAGGGGCGTCGGCCCGGAGCGGCGAGTGGATCAGGAAACAAGCGAGGATCGAGGCGGAATATAAAGAGGCGCGCATTTTGATTATTTTCAGGAGCAGGCGGAACGGGACGGCTTTTGTCGGATAAAGATAGCAATCATACGAAATATCCCTTCGCGGTGGTCCGCCTGCTGGGAGCCTGGCGGACCTTGTCCGCCAAGGGCCAGGCGGCTTTGGCGCACTTGCACCGGGCCGGCATGGATCAGAACCTCCGCTGGACGCGTAAATTCGCGGCCCGCCTGCTCCGCGTCCTGGTGCTGGCGGGGATGAGCTTTCCCGTCAACCAGATCCCGGTGCGGGCCAGCGCGCTTACCTACACGTCCATTCTATCATTCGTGCCTTTCGCGATCATCCTTTCTTCCGTGGCGGGACGGTTCGGTTACCTGGACATCCTTTCCCGGCTGATCATCTCGATGGCCGATTCGCTCAACCTCGATCTCAACCTGGATCCCATCCTGAACGTCATCGAGTACGCCCAGAAGATCGACTTCCAGCGTTTAGGCCTGTTCGGCAGCCTGGGGCTCCTCTTCGCCTTCTTCCTGTCCATGAGCAATATCGAACTGGCTTTCGATCATATCTGGGACATCCGCAAGGACCGGAACTGGTGGCGGCGCATCCGGGAATACACGCCCTTCCTATTGCTGCTCATCCTGATCGTGGTGGCCGCCGGTAACGTCCTGCTCAGGTACCGATCCTTCCTGACCGTCAAATTCTCGGGGGCGCCGATGTCGGGCCTGGTGCAGGAAACCGTGATCGTGTTGAGCACGGTGGCCGTGGTCGGGTTCCTTTGGCTGGCCCTGGTCCTGCTCTTCTACATCATCCCCAATACCCGCGTCCGCCTGTTCCCGGCCATGCTGGCCGCCACGCTTTCCACCGCGGCCATCTACGGGCTCACGCGCGCCCTGGTGCTGGCCCCCGGCCTCTTCCTGTCGCGCAACAATTTCATCTACGGATCGCTGGCGATTTTCCCTGTCGTCCTGTTGCTCATCTATCTCACCTGGACCATCGTATTGTACGGCGCCGCGGTTGGTTTCATCTACCAGCGCTTGTACCATGCCCGCGACAAGACCTCGGCGCCTTTGGCCAACGATAGCGAAGCCTTCCATCGCCTGGAGCGCGAGGTATTGGACGTGCTCAAAGCGGTCTATACGTTGTCGGGAAGCAATGCGGCGAATGGCCGGGTATCGGTGCCCATAGCCCTGCTGGCGAACGAATTGTGGGACGACGAGGCCAGCGTGGAGCGTCTCGCCGGACCTTTGGTGGACCTAGGGCTATTGGCCCGCCGACGCATCCGGAGCGGCGCGGTGTATGCGCCGCGCAAGCCCATGGAAGAAGTCGATCTGACCGGCATCCATTACTTGTTGCTGCGGCTCGATCCCAAGGGAACCGGCATGTTGGGTTCCCTCACGGCCTGGGACGAGTTGAAACATACCATGGGCGTTCTCTACTCTTCCGGTAAGCGGCATCCGCCCCTGTATCTCGGCACCGTACTGGCCCCGCGGGCCCCGCAGCGCGATTGATGGCGCAGCATTGGGGGGCCTGGACCTATCCGGTCCTGTTCCTGGCCGGAATCGCCGTCGCTTTCATCAATTCGGTTTCCGGCGGCGGCTCCACCTTGAGCTTGCCCTTGCTCATCTTCCTGGGGCTTCCCGCCGCGACCGCCAATGGGACCAATCGCTTGGGCATTTTGCTGGGATCGTTATCCTCCTTGTTGGCCTTCCGATCGCAGGGGATATTCCTTCCGCGCCTGGCCCTGCGCGTTGGCGGCCCGGCCATGGCGGGCGCATTGGCGGGCTCCCTCATCGCCGTGCGCCTTCCCGATCGGGTATTCAATCCCATCTTGGCTTGCGTGGTACTGTTCGTGGCCGCCATGACCTTCCGCGGCCACGGGGCGCAGGCGGACGGGGGCCAGGAGCCGGCCCTGCGCGGCGATGCTTTGGCATTGCTCGCCTACCTGGGCATCGGGTTCTACGGCGGCTTCATCCAGGCCGGTTCGGGCCTGATCATGATCTTCGCCTTCACTCGCCTCGGGAACCTGGACATCTTCCGGGCCAACGCCCTCAAGGTCTTCAACACCGTCTTGTTCATCTCGGTGTCCCTGGCTGCTTTCGCCGCCGCGGGCCGCATCGATTGGCCCATGGCCGCGGCTCTGGCCGCGGGCAACCTGTTGGGCGGATGGCTGGGCAGCGTAACCCAGCTCAGGCGCGGCGAGAAATGGGTGAATCGCTTCGTGCTTTGGAGCGGGGTCGGGGTGGCGGCCAAGCTCTTATGGGACAGTTGGTCCGCTTGGACGCGCTAGGAACGCGACTTGCCCTTCCGGCGGGTCCGTTCAGTAGCGCAAGGTGAGTTCGGTGCTCAAGGTCGGCGCCGACAGGGACTCGCCCGATTGGCTCTTCCAATCCTCCACCCACAGCCATCCTGCCGCCCCGCTCAGTTCCACGAAGCGCCGCCAACGCCAGGTGGCGCCGGCCGAAAGGGCGTTGCGAGTTTCCACCGTGCCGCCCAGGAATTCCTTGCGGGTCCCGTCCAGCGCATCATTGTGCCAGTCGAAAATCGAGGTGCCCCGATCCACGGCGTTCCGCTGCATGAAGGCGTAGTCCAGACGCAAATCGAGATCGGCCCCCAAAGCGTGCTCCCAAGCGGCCCGCAAGGCGTGGGAATCCGGGGGCAGGGAACTGCCGAGCAGGGCCCCGAAGTTCTGGAATTGCCGGCCTTGCTTGCGATGGGTGAACAGCCACGGTTCCACGCGGGCGTATTCGATTTGCAAAATCGATCCGGCCAGGGGGAAGCCGGCGATCTCCCCGCCCAAGGAGAACGCGTACTTGTCGCCCCAGAAATCCAGATCCCATCCGCTCCAATCGTCGAGGAAGAGCTCGCCGAAGACGCGGGCATGCCCGGGCAGCAGCACTTCGAGGTCGGCGCTGAGGGCGGAGTTGTCGCGATCCCCCAGCTCATGCTCGGCGTATTTCAGCGGCACCAGGGGGATGACGTAGGTCCAGTCGAGGGGCCGGCCCCCGGTCGCCACCATCTCCGAGAGGCCCAGCCCGATGCGATCGACGGGCCGCCATTCCAGGCGATGCGCGATCAGGTAGGCGAGCGAATCGCTCCAGAGCCCGGTGCGTTGGGCGATGACCTTGGTGTAGAGGAAGCGGCCCGCGCGCACGGAAAGGCGGGCCTGGGTCATGGGGGCGGCCTCGCCCGGGCGACGGTAACCGTCGCGGTACCTCCCGGGATTCGGGGTACCCAGGAAGCCCGCGGAATCGTTGGGCGGCAGGGAATCCTGGACCCAGAACCAAGGTTGCCTGGACAAGGTCGCGTGTTGCCAAAGGCCCGGTCCCCATTGGTTCCAGTCCGCCCCGAATTCGGCCCGCAAGTCGGGCTGCTCATAGCCGATCACAGTACGGAAGGCGTCGAAGGTACCCTCGGTGCGGGGCACGCCTTGTTTGCCGATGCGATCGGTATTGTAAGGCTGGCCCCGTTGGGGATCGTAGTTCTCGACGAAGCGTTCATGCAGGGAGCGCTCTTGCCCCGCGTTGGCGTAGGTCAGGAATTGCAGGTGCTCCTTGAAATCGCCTTCGGCCTTGGCGGTGAGAGTTCCGAAGCCATAGGTGCGGGCCTTGGGAAGGGAGTCCGCCACATACACCGCGCTGAAATCCTCGGCCCCGATCGCCACGCGGAAGGAGGAATCCCGGAAGCCCAGGCGATGGAAACGGCCATCGCGGTTTTCCAGGCCGCCGAACTCCTCGCGGAAGCCATCCAGCCGCCGGCGTTCCCAATCGGGAATTCCATCCGAACGCGCCGCTTCCTCAAGCAGGTTGGCCGCTTCGGATTTGGCGATGGGCAAGGTCGTGAGATGCCCGGGCGGGATGCGCCCCTCCAATTCCAGACGGCGCAGGAAGGGATAAACCGGGCTCGCGATATCGAGGGGGACGGCATGGGACAAGGGAACGGCCATGAATGCGGCCATGAAGAAGGCCAGGCGGAAAGTGGGAGCGCGCGCGGCAAAACGGAACATCCGCGAAAAGATAGTACCTTGGGGGGCCATGGAAACGCGTGCAACCAGGCGGTTCGCGTCGGCCTTACTCTGCATAGCGCGCTTACGGTTCTTCGCGCGCGCCGCCAGCGTGGCGCTTCTTCCCGTACTGACAGGCTGCCTCTTCGAAACCTCCACTCCCGATCCGCTTACGGCACATACGCTCGCCTACAGGCTGGAAGCGGGACCGGGCCATGCCTGCCGCATCTCCGTCCGCATCGATGCCTGGCCCCCGGGCGCACCCAAGCTATTCCAAGCGCCAGTCTATTACGCGGACAATCCCGTCCTTCCGGTTCCGGGCCTGCGCGCTTCCGATCTGGACGTACGCGATGCCTCGGGCCGGAAATTGGCGGCCCGCGATTCCGTCTCCGGGACGCCCGCGGACGGGAATTTGATACTCTTGCCGGAGGCGGCGCGCGTTTTCTCCTATGCCGTCGATTTGGCGCCTTCCGATCCGGATCGCTTCGGGCTTCCGGCCCCGGGGTTGGCCCCCGGCGTGGACGCCATCGATGGGGCTTATTTCTTCGTGCTTCCCGTGGTGGAAGAAGGGGTGGCGGCGCGCTGGCGCGCTCCCATGCGTCTGTCCCTGGACATCGCGGCTCCGGGCCGTTCCCTCGTCGGCAGCGATCCCCATCGCGACTTGGACGATCCCTATGAACTGATGTTCCTGCGGGCGGTTTTGGATCCCCTCCGCATGCTTACGGTTCCGATCCGCGGTCATCAATTAACGTTTTATGCCGCTTCCGACTCGGCTTTCGATATGCCTTTGCTCTCCGAAATATTCGCCAATTGCCTCGGCGCCGTGGAAGACAGCCTCATGCCCCTTACGGTTAGCAACTACTTCCTCGGGGAGTTCCCGACTTTCTCCGGGATCGAAGGCATACAAGGCTACTGGTTCAAGGCGGATGGCTACCAACTACCCCAGGTGCACACCCATGAATTGATCCACACCTTCGTCGGGATTTATCATGGTGATCTCGAAGATCCCTGGTGGAAAGAGGGCATGACGAATTACCTGGGCCTGCTGCTCCCCTTGCAGGTCGGCTTCATCAACGATTCGATCTTCGCCGCCACCGCGCTCGCCGATCTCGGCGGCAAGGCTGCCGTGCGCGACCTGCCCCTGTCTTCCCCCGCCATCCGCACCCGTCTCTTCCTCCCCCTCGATTCGGCCTGGACGGATCCGCAGGATCCCCTGGGCTTCCCGGACCTGGTGTACGGGAAAGGGGCGCAAGCCTCCATGATCCTCGACCGCTGGATCCTGGAGCATTCGGGGGGACGGAAATCGGTTTACGATTTGGTGCGCGCCCTGGTCCGCCTGCCTACCCCGGGCTTCACGCGGTCGCAATTCGTGGCGGCGACGGAATCGGTCGCGGGAGCCCCGGCCGAGTCCTTTCTGGCTTCCCTTCTTGATCAACCCGGGGCCTTTCCCCCGGACAGCTTGCGCGCGACCTATCTTGCCCTCAGGGCCATGGGCCGCTTCGGCCCGGGTGGCGGCAAGTCGCCGGTCCCGGGTATCGAGCCGCCCGCGGCTAAGCGCGGACCTCCAACCGTAACTGGCACGTTACCCTTAGGAGTCAAACTGTGAACGGTCTCGAGCAAGTGGAGCGCCTGAAGCGGAAGCATAGGCTGTGGGTCATCCTGAACGGTGTCCTCGGCGCGGGCCCGATCTTCGCGGCCATAAATAAGGTGCGCCCCATCCTTTCCGACGGGTATGGGGGCGACTTGCTCCCGACCCTTCTGCCCGAAGCCTTGGCGTCGCACTACAACGCGATCCTGGCGGGGCTCCTCGCCCTGCTCGTCCTCAGCGAACTGGCCCGTCGCCGGTTCTACCGCAAGCATCAGGCTGATCTCCAACTTTAACGTTCCCCGTCAGGGAGGAGGAAACCATGAAAATACACTACGGCTACCTGCTTCTGTTTTCGGCCATTGCGTTATGCCTCGCTACCGGCCTGGCCTACGCGGATTGCGCTTCGCCCGCCTTCACCACATCGGATCCGAACGGCGGTTGGAGCACCGGGGGCTATTACGTCCACAACAACATGTGGAACAGCGACGTTACCCTCGGGCCGGAAACCCTCACGGCCTGTTCCTACCATGATTGGTACGTGGTTTCGAACCAGACGAACGAGGCCGGGGCCGTCAAGACCTATCCCAACGTCCACAAGGACTACGACAAGACCCCGATCAGCTCCTTCAAATACCTTACCACCGCTTTCGCGGCGACCAGTCCCCATGTCGGCATCTACGATGTCGCCTACGACATCTGGCTCAACGGCGTGGCCACGGCCGGGTCCAACGAAATCATGATCTGGACCGAGAACTATAAGCAGGTTCCCGCCGGAACCAAAGCGGATACCATCACCCTAAGCGGGCATGCGTTCAACGTCTGGAAAACCAAAGACAATTCCTATATCGCATTCGTCCCCGTAACCGTAATGGCCTCCGGCACCATCGACCTGCTCGCGCTTTTCAATTGGACGGTAGGGAAGGGCTGGATCCCCTCCAGCTCGACCCTCGGCCAGATCTGCTTCGGAGTCGAAATCGTAAGCACCAACGGCGCCGACGCGAAATTCACCTTCTCGGACTTCTCCATCAATACAACCCCGTCGAACGGAATCGTCACGCAATCGCCCACCAAAGCGACCAAAACCACCATGGCCTTCGGGTACTACACCCTCACCGGAAAACGCATCCACGGACCGCGCAGACCGGACTCCATCAAACCGGATTAACCCCACCCCGACC is a genomic window containing:
- a CDS encoding radical SAM protein, with translation MPRTLPASKWIQTAGHWLDNSLRGVRHPFYASFKVTNRCAFTCSFCNIWKMDKHDLDTETQLKILRNLGRSSVILVSFEGGEPLLRKDIKILLEEARRQPFYVMFTTSQRNLIKYPWKEYASFIDFLEISIDEGHENLALFDQLKEMCGFGMDVTVQTVVRDEDLSVMEEKVKLSRAAGARILLMPAVELEEAIHAYPPFQRFEAAVKLLKKKYPATIITPNGYFRRVRMKRGGCQPDSLVINADGTLAYPCRPREDHAIRMDLVDLKTWLKTSEAEEARATMSSCERQCGWYQYFATPAFSSLRDLPDALRPYFNSFFGRG
- a CDS encoding YihY/virulence factor BrkB family protein, which encodes MSDKDSNHTKYPFAVVRLLGAWRTLSAKGQAALAHLHRAGMDQNLRWTRKFAARLLRVLVLAGMSFPVNQIPVRASALTYTSILSFVPFAIILSSVAGRFGYLDILSRLIISMADSLNLDLNLDPILNVIEYAQKIDFQRLGLFGSLGLLFAFFLSMSNIELAFDHIWDIRKDRNWWRRIREYTPFLLLLILIVVAAGNVLLRYRSFLTVKFSGAPMSGLVQETVIVLSTVAVVGFLWLALVLLFYIIPNTRVRLFPAMLAATLSTAAIYGLTRALVLAPGLFLSRNNFIYGSLAIFPVVLLLIYLTWTIVLYGAAVGFIYQRLYHARDKTSAPLANDSEAFHRLEREVLDVLKAVYTLSGSNAANGRVSVPIALLANELWDDEASVERLAGPLVDLGLLARRRIRSGAVYAPRKPMEEVDLTGIHYLLLRLDPKGTGMLGSLTAWDELKHTMGVLYSSGKRHPPLYLGTVLAPRAPQRD
- a CDS encoding sulfite exporter TauE/SafE family protein; the encoded protein is MAQHWGAWTYPVLFLAGIAVAFINSVSGGGSTLSLPLLIFLGLPAATANGTNRLGILLGSLSSLLAFRSQGIFLPRLALRVGGPAMAGALAGSLIAVRLPDRVFNPILACVVLFVAAMTFRGHGAQADGGQEPALRGDALALLAYLGIGFYGGFIQAGSGLIMIFAFTRLGNLDIFRANALKVFNTVLFISVSLAAFAAAGRIDWPMAAALAAGNLLGGWLGSVTQLRRGEKWVNRFVLWSGVGVAAKLLWDSWSAWTR